One genomic segment of Luteimonas galliterrae includes these proteins:
- a CDS encoding DUF2242 domain-containing protein, producing MTRTRFAARALTIASLLAACGMRGAKQEPPPSGETFGADDTYSRTYEVSQAAACESARRALLGQGYVIAKTGADAVEANKNFQPDAETHTQLNVRVTCVPQDDSHAIVFVNAVQDRYALKTTSNSASVGVGMIGSVSLPVGSSGASLVRVASNTVQNVDFYKRFFDRVKYYLPAAPGEQSAPPPAPEPTTPPDPPPAPKPAGG from the coding sequence ATGACCCGTACCCGTTTCGCCGCCCGCGCGCTCACCATCGCCAGCTTGCTGGCCGCTTGCGGCATGCGCGGCGCCAAGCAGGAGCCGCCGCCCTCGGGCGAAACGTTCGGCGCCGACGACACGTACTCCCGCACGTACGAAGTCTCGCAGGCGGCGGCTTGCGAGTCCGCGCGCAGGGCCTTGCTCGGACAGGGTTACGTGATCGCCAAGACCGGCGCCGATGCGGTGGAAGCCAACAAGAACTTCCAGCCCGACGCGGAAACCCATACTCAACTCAACGTGCGCGTGACCTGCGTGCCGCAGGACGACAGCCACGCCATCGTGTTCGTCAATGCGGTGCAGGACCGCTATGCGTTGAAGACCACCTCGAACTCGGCCAGCGTCGGCGTCGGCATGATCGGCTCGGTGTCGCTGCCGGTCGGCAGCAGCGGCGCCTCGCTGGTGCGCGTGGCGAGCAATACGGTGCAGAACGTCGACTTCTACAAGCGCTTCTTCGATCGCGTGAAGTACTATCTGCCGGCCGCGCCCGGCGAACAGTCCGCGCCGCCGCCCGCGCCGGAACCCACGACGCCGCCCGATCCGCCGCCTGCGCCGAAGCCGGCTGGAGGTTAG
- a CDS encoding VOC family protein translates to MELKRGRLIDHLHLHAKDLDASRRFYEAVLSTLGIPVTAGDGHFYADELWVDRGEPSTRVHFAFQALDRATVERFHRDGLAAGGRDNGPPGERDYHPGYYAAFLLDPDGNNVEAVYHGPAKRSADAVTVAW, encoded by the coding sequence ATGGAACTCAAGCGCGGCAGACTGATCGATCACCTGCATCTGCATGCCAAAGACCTCGACGCCAGCCGGCGGTTCTACGAGGCCGTGCTGAGCACGCTCGGCATCCCGGTGACGGCGGGCGACGGCCATTTCTACGCCGACGAACTCTGGGTGGACCGCGGCGAGCCGTCTACCCGCGTGCATTTCGCCTTCCAGGCCCTGGACCGCGCCACGGTGGAACGCTTCCACCGCGACGGCCTCGCCGCCGGCGGCCGCGACAACGGTCCGCCCGGCGAACGCGACTACCACCCCGGCTATTACGCCGCCTTCCTGCTGGATCCGGACGGCAACAACGTCGAAGCCGTTTACCACGGCCCCGCGAAACGGTCGGCCGATGCCGTGACCGTCGCCTGGTAA
- the pip gene encoding prolyl aminopeptidase: MRELYPEIEPYRTQRLRVDALHELHVEECGNPDGLPVVFLHGGPGAGVSPYHRRFFDPARYRIMLFDQRGAGKSTPHAELRDNTTWHLVADIETIREHLGIERWVVFGGSWGSTLALAYAQKHPERALGLVLRGIFLGRPGEVRWFNEPDGGASWIFPERWEHYLAHIPADERGDMIEAYWRRLDNDDPAVRLAAARAWGYWEGGSTTLVHDPLEPGSFEDPQVAISVARAEAHYFRHGAFLETDQLLRDVARIRHIPATIVHGRYDIICPVKSAYDLAKAWPEADFRVVLAGHSAADPAIVDALVGATDALADRFS; the protein is encoded by the coding sequence ATGCGCGAGCTGTACCCCGAAATCGAGCCTTATCGCACGCAGCGTTTGCGCGTCGACGCCCTGCACGAGCTGCATGTCGAGGAGTGCGGCAATCCGGACGGGCTGCCCGTCGTCTTCCTGCACGGCGGTCCCGGCGCGGGCGTGTCGCCTTACCACCGCCGTTTCTTCGATCCGGCGCGCTATCGCATCATGCTGTTCGACCAGCGCGGCGCCGGCAAATCCACGCCGCATGCGGAGCTGCGCGACAACACGACCTGGCATCTGGTCGCCGATATCGAAACGATACGCGAGCATCTGGGCATCGAACGCTGGGTGGTGTTCGGCGGATCGTGGGGTTCGACGCTCGCGCTGGCTTATGCGCAGAAGCATCCGGAACGCGCGCTCGGCCTGGTGCTGCGCGGCATCTTCCTCGGCCGGCCCGGCGAAGTGCGTTGGTTCAACGAACCCGACGGCGGCGCTTCGTGGATATTTCCCGAACGCTGGGAGCACTACCTGGCGCACATTCCGGCCGACGAGCGCGGCGACATGATCGAGGCCTACTGGCGCAGGTTGGACAACGACGATCCGGCCGTGCGCCTGGCGGCCGCGCGCGCCTGGGGTTACTGGGAGGGCGGCAGCACGACGTTGGTGCACGATCCGCTGGAGCCGGGCAGCTTCGAAGATCCGCAAGTGGCGATCAGCGTGGCGCGTGCCGAAGCGCATTACTTCCGCCATGGCGCTTTTCTGGAGACCGATCAACTGCTGCGCGACGTGGCGCGCATCCGCCATATTCCCGCGACCATCGTGCACGGCCGCTACGACATCATTTGTCCGGTGAAAAGCGCCTACGATCTCGCCAAGGCCTGGCCGGAAGCCGATTTCCGCGTCGTGCTGGCCGGCCATAGCGCGGCCGATCCGGCGATCGTCGATGCGCTGGTGGGAGCCACCGACGCGCTGGCGGACCGTTTTTCGTAG
- a CDS encoding DUF4199 domain-containing protein has translation MLRKILSYGTVSGLIVGGALSVIVLTLGDQMGHGAIGMLVGYLTMLVGLSLVFVAIKRHRDVDLGGVIRFWPAFGLGLGVSFVASLFYVIAWESALAITGMDFAGTYASAVIERQKAAGVSGEALAKLVADMESFKTHYANPAYRWPMTFAEIFPVGVIVSLISAALLRNRRLLPARRA, from the coding sequence ATGCTGCGCAAGATCCTGTCTTACGGCACCGTCTCCGGCCTCATCGTCGGTGGCGCGCTGTCCGTCATCGTCCTGACCCTGGGCGACCAGATGGGTCACGGCGCCATCGGCATGCTGGTCGGTTATCTGACCATGCTGGTCGGGCTGAGTCTGGTGTTCGTGGCGATCAAGCGCCACCGCGACGTGGACCTGGGCGGCGTGATCCGTTTCTGGCCCGCGTTCGGGCTGGGCCTGGGCGTAAGCTTCGTCGCCAGCCTGTTCTACGTGATCGCGTGGGAATCGGCGCTGGCCATCACCGGCATGGATTTCGCCGGCACTTATGCCAGCGCGGTGATCGAACGGCAGAAGGCCGCCGGCGTCAGCGGCGAAGCCCTCGCCAAACTCGTCGCGGACATGGAGAGCTTCAAGACCCACTATGCCAATCCGGCCTATCGTTGGCCGATGACGTTTGCCGAGATTTTCCCGGTCGGCGTAATCGTCTCGCTGATCTCGGCGGCATTGTTGCGGAACCGCCGTCTGCTGCCGGCACGTCGCGCATGA
- a CDS encoding helix-turn-helix transcriptional regulator gives MAPIWKRIAIYGLLLAVAAIGLQWLDYQRLARTHWDDIYALCIALAFLGLGVFVGARAFAGARKPPAFDGNPKAQAALGISARELAVLQEIVAGRSNKEIAGRLHIAPSTVKTHVARLYEKLGAKRRTDAVNRARELGLVP, from the coding sequence ATGGCGCCGATATGGAAACGGATCGCGATCTACGGCCTGCTGCTGGCCGTAGCTGCGATCGGGTTGCAATGGCTCGACTACCAGCGCCTGGCGCGCACGCACTGGGACGATATCTACGCGCTCTGCATCGCCCTTGCCTTCCTCGGCCTGGGCGTATTCGTCGGTGCACGGGCGTTCGCCGGTGCGCGCAAGCCGCCGGCGTTCGACGGCAACCCGAAGGCGCAGGCGGCATTGGGGATCAGCGCGCGCGAACTGGCGGTGCTGCAGGAAATCGTCGCCGGCCGCTCCAACAAGGAGATCGCGGGCCGCCTGCACATCGCGCCGAGCACGGTCAAAACCCATGTCGCCCGGCTCTACGAAAAGCTCGGCGCCAAACGCCGCACCGATGCGGTCAACCGAGCCCGCGAACTGGGCCTGGTCCCCTGA
- a CDS encoding NAD(P)-dependent alcohol dehydrogenase encodes MSLAHGYAAQDAHSPLAPFTFERRSPGPNDVRIEILYSGICHSDLHQARDHWSGALYPMVPGHEIIGRVAEVGAQVTKFKVGDYAGVGCMVDSCRHCEHCNADLEQYCAEGATWTYNSKLRNSEELAFGGYSDHIVVEERFVVKVSPKLDLKAVAPLLCAGITTYSPLRHWQVGPGQKVGVIGLGGLGHMGVKFAKAMGAHVVMITSTPDKGQDAKRLGADEVLVSRDKDAMAAHAGSFDFLLNTIPVGHDVNPYVALLKRDATMVLVGALTELEPALRGVNLMFGRKRISGSAIGGMAETQEMMDFCAEHGIVSDVEMVPIQQVNEAYERLLKNDVRYRFVIDMASLERG; translated from the coding sequence ATGTCTCTGGCTCACGGTTACGCCGCGCAAGACGCGCATTCTCCGCTGGCTCCTTTCACGTTCGAACGCCGCAGCCCCGGGCCGAACGATGTGCGCATCGAAATCCTGTACAGCGGCATCTGCCATTCCGACCTGCACCAGGCGCGCGACCATTGGAGCGGCGCGCTGTACCCCATGGTGCCCGGCCACGAGATCATCGGCCGCGTGGCCGAAGTCGGCGCGCAGGTCACGAAGTTCAAGGTCGGCGATTACGCCGGCGTCGGCTGCATGGTCGATTCCTGCCGGCATTGCGAGCATTGCAATGCGGACCTGGAGCAGTACTGCGCCGAAGGCGCCACCTGGACCTACAACAGCAAGCTGCGCAACAGCGAGGAATTGGCGTTCGGCGGCTATTCCGACCACATCGTCGTCGAAGAGCGATTCGTGGTGAAGGTGTCGCCCAAGCTCGACCTGAAGGCCGTCGCGCCGCTGCTGTGCGCAGGCATCACCACGTATTCGCCGCTGCGCCACTGGCAGGTGGGCCCGGGACAGAAGGTGGGCGTGATCGGCCTGGGCGGCTTGGGTCACATGGGCGTCAAATTCGCCAAGGCGATGGGCGCGCACGTGGTGATGATCACCAGCACGCCGGACAAAGGCCAGGATGCCAAGCGCCTGGGCGCCGACGAAGTATTGGTCTCGCGCGACAAGGACGCGATGGCCGCGCACGCCGGCAGCTTCGACTTCCTGCTCAACACCATCCCGGTCGGCCACGACGTCAATCCCTATGTCGCGCTGCTCAAGCGCGACGCCACCATGGTGCTGGTGGGCGCGTTGACCGAACTCGAGCCGGCGCTGCGCGGCGTCAACCTGATGTTCGGCCGCAAGCGCATCTCCGGCTCGGCGATCGGCGGCATGGCCGAGACCCAGGAGATGATGGATTTCTGCGCCGAGCACGGCATCGTCAGCGATGTGGAGATGGTGCCGATCCAGCAGGTCAACGAGGCCTACGAACGCCTGCTGAAGAACGACGTGCGCTATCGTTTCGTGATCGACATGGCTTCGCTGGAGCGCGGGTAG
- a CDS encoding GNAT family N-acetyltransferase: MPIPAQVRAIRQDDFPAWKPLWDGYNAFYGRAGETALDDRITQTTWQRFFDDSEPVFALVAEADGKLLGLVHYLFHRSTTRIELTCYLQDLFTAEPERGRGIGRNLIEAVYRQAKAAGIRRVYWQTQENNTVGRRLYDDVAEYEGFIVYSRDG, translated from the coding sequence ATGCCGATTCCAGCGCAGGTGCGCGCCATCCGCCAGGACGACTTCCCCGCATGGAAACCGTTGTGGGACGGTTACAACGCCTTCTACGGCCGCGCGGGCGAGACCGCGCTCGACGACCGGATCACGCAAACCACCTGGCAGCGCTTCTTCGACGACAGCGAACCGGTCTTCGCGCTGGTCGCCGAAGCGGACGGGAAATTGCTCGGCCTCGTGCATTACCTCTTCCATCGCAGCACCACGCGGATAGAACTCACTTGCTACCTGCAGGATCTGTTCACTGCCGAACCCGAACGCGGGCGCGGCATCGGCCGGAACTTGATCGAAGCGGTGTACCGGCAAGCGAAGGCTGCCGGCATCCGACGCGTCTACTGGCAAACGCAGGAGAACAACACCGTCGGACGTCGGCTTTACGATGACGTGGCCGAATACGAAGGTTTCATCGTCTACAGCCGCGACGGCTGA
- a CDS encoding MipA/OmpV family protein translates to MQVFRILLCTALLAPATLQAQVVQKSDEAAAGELPSRWSLGLAAAVRQSAYAGEDRRSMVFPNVIYEGERFFWHGGAAGYHLTKRDGFVLDGFVAARMDGIDADDFGVRELAQRGVDRRLLDDRDDSADAGFAATWKGAAGELELDVRADVTGTSEGYQTSAHYRYPFRFGATTITPSIGARSLSADMADYYYGTLDEEIARGVVRYRPGSVVVPDAGVTLVTAFARKWLFIAGIEYRALPDELKDSPLVELDADHTATFVIGFSRGF, encoded by the coding sequence ATGCAAGTTTTTCGGATCTTGTTGTGTACCGCCCTGCTCGCGCCCGCAACGCTGCAGGCGCAGGTCGTGCAGAAATCGGACGAGGCTGCTGCCGGTGAACTGCCTTCGCGCTGGAGCCTGGGCCTGGCTGCTGCGGTCCGGCAGAGCGCCTATGCGGGCGAGGACCGCCGCAGCATGGTCTTCCCCAACGTGATCTACGAAGGCGAGCGCTTTTTCTGGCATGGCGGCGCGGCCGGCTATCACTTGACCAAACGCGACGGTTTCGTGTTGGACGGTTTCGTCGCCGCGCGGATGGACGGCATCGACGCGGACGATTTCGGCGTGCGCGAACTCGCGCAGCGCGGCGTCGACCGCCGGCTGCTGGACGACCGCGACGACAGCGCGGACGCCGGCTTCGCGGCGACGTGGAAAGGCGCGGCCGGCGAGTTGGAGCTCGACGTGAGGGCAGACGTCACCGGCACCAGCGAGGGCTACCAGACCTCAGCCCATTACCGCTATCCGTTCCGCTTCGGTGCCACGACGATCACGCCCAGCATCGGCGCCCGATCCCTATCCGCCGATATGGCCGACTACTACTACGGCACGCTGGACGAGGAAATCGCCCGGGGCGTCGTGCGATATCGGCCCGGCAGCGTGGTCGTTCCGGATGCCGGGGTGACGCTGGTCACGGCGTTCGCGCGCAAATGGCTGTTCATCGCCGGCATCGAATACCGCGCCTTGCCCGACGAACTCAAGGACAGTCCGCTGGTGGAGCTGGACGCCGACCATACGGCCACTTTCGTGATCGGCTTTTCGCGCGGATTCTGA